In the Clostridium sporogenes genome, one interval contains:
- a CDS encoding GntR family transcriptional regulator has translation MENTDTPKYMKIAIDIAQKIYNNEFKVGEKIRGRSTLSSKYNVSPETIRRSVSLLKDMQVVEVTEKSGIYIKSMENAYLFIHRFNAKNNIKELRKKIKSLQKEKMKIEKEIDKYMDLILENSIQFENINLEASYEMVIYSNSYIVNKTISDTEFWKHTNSTIISVKRNDKMYISPGPYFKFEAGDIIRVICSDEDLDRAKNYIQQELK, from the coding sequence ATGGAAAATACAGATACTCCCAAATATATGAAAATAGCAATAGATATAGCTCAAAAAATTTATAACAATGAATTTAAAGTGGGGGAAAAAATTAGAGGAAGATCTACTCTTTCAAGTAAATATAATGTATCTCCAGAAACTATAAGAAGATCTGTTTCTTTACTTAAAGATATGCAGGTAGTAGAAGTTACAGAAAAAAGCGGTATATATATTAAATCCATGGAAAATGCATATCTATTTATACATAGATTTAATGCTAAAAATAATATTAAAGAACTTAGGAAGAAGATAAAATCTCTTCAAAAAGAAAAAATGAAAATTGAAAAAGAAATAGATAAATACATGGATTTGATTTTAGAAAACTCCATTCAATTTGAAAATATAAATTTAGAAGCTTCTTATGAAATGGTTATATATTCAAATTCTTATATAGTAAATAAAACTATTTCTGATACAGAATTTTGGAAGCATACTAATAGTACAATAATATCTGTAAAAAGGAATGATAAGATGTATATATCTCCAGGGCCTTATTTTAAATTTGAAGCAGGAGATATTATAAGAGTTATATGTAGCGATGAGGACTTAGATAG
- a CDS encoding DUF1015 family protein, giving the protein MTILKSFKAIRPNKGFDNKIAALPYDVVNTDEAKDIGDKNPYSFLHIDRAEIDLNKDINPYDQKVYDKARENLNTMIKKELFIKEEKPMLYIYSLNMNGNIQTGIVGCLSIDDYMNNVIKKHEYTREEKELDRIKHVDTCSAHTGPIFLTYKYEEKLNAIIENHTKNKALYDFVAEDGVKHTVWQIDDESKIEEICRIFKTIPSVYIADGHHRAASAVKVGLKRRKENENYTGEEEFNYFLGVLFPHKELEIMDYNRVVKDTLDYTEEEFINRIEEKFIVKEYDPKVKNEKAIEACEMQNNLQDGQLESKNIENMQYRSEEKYKFGMYYKNKWYVLTAKPDTFNAEDEVESLDAAILQNNLLEPILKIKDPRKDNRIDFVGGIRGLKILEELVDKTENGVAFSMYPTAIEEIIKIADNNKVMPPKSTWFEPKLRSGLFIHEI; this is encoded by the coding sequence ATGACCATATTAAAGTCATTTAAAGCTATAAGACCTAATAAAGGATTTGATAATAAAATAGCAGCCCTACCTTATGATGTAGTTAATACTGATGAAGCTAAAGACATAGGGGATAAAAACCCCTATTCTTTCCTGCATATAGATAGAGCAGAAATAGATTTAAATAAAGATATTAATCCTTATGATCAAAAAGTTTATGACAAGGCAAGAGAAAATTTAAATACTATGATAAAAAAAGAACTATTTATAAAAGAAGAAAAGCCAATGTTGTATATTTATAGTCTTAATATGAATGGAAATATACAAACAGGTATAGTTGGGTGCTTATCTATTGACGATTACATGAATAATGTAATAAAAAAACATGAATACACTAGAGAAGAAAAAGAATTAGATAGAATAAAACATGTAGATACTTGCAGCGCTCATACAGGACCTATATTTTTAACTTATAAATATGAAGAAAAACTAAATGCTATAATAGAAAATCATACTAAAAATAAAGCTTTATATGATTTTGTTGCAGAAGATGGAGTTAAGCATACAGTATGGCAAATAGATGATGAAAGTAAAATAGAAGAAATATGTCGCATATTTAAAACTATACCTTCTGTTTATATAGCAGATGGACATCATAGAGCAGCTTCAGCAGTAAAAGTAGGGTTAAAAAGAAGAAAAGAAAATGAGAACTATACAGGGGAAGAGGAGTTTAATTATTTCTTAGGTGTACTTTTCCCACATAAAGAATTGGAAATAATGGATTATAATAGAGTAGTAAAGGACACATTGGATTATACAGAAGAAGAATTTATAAATAGAATAGAAGAAAAATTTATAGTAAAAGAATATGATCCTAAAGTAAAAAATGAAAAAGCTATAGAAGCTTGTGAGATGCAGAATAACTTACAAGATGGACAATTAGAAAGCAAAAATATAGAGAATATGCAGTATAGATCTGAAGAAAAATATAAGTTTGGTATGTATTATAAAAACAAATGGTATGTTTTGACTGCGAAGCCAGATACATTTAATGCTGAAGATGAAGTGGAATCACTAGATGCGGCAATACTACAAAATAATTTATTAGAACCAATACTTAAAATAAAAGATCCAAGAAAGGATAATAGAATAGATTTTGTAGGTGGCATAAGGGGATTAAAAATACTAGAAGAATTAGTGGATAAAACAGAAAACGGGGTAGCATTTTCTATGTATCCTACAGCTATAGAAGAAATAATAAAAATTGCTGATAATAATAAAGTTATGCCACCAAAATCTACTTGGTTTGAACCAAAATTAAGAAGTGGATTATTTATACATGAAATATAA
- a CDS encoding anaerobic nitric oxide reductase flavorubredoxin, producing the protein MSFKINDIVTWVGKIDWELRSFHGKEYSTDKGSSYNSYLIKDEKNVLIDTVWQPFAKEFIFNLKKEIDLDKIDYIIVNHSESDHSGALPELMKEIPNTPIYCTKNGAKLLKAHYHEDWNFVEVKTGDTLEIGENKLIFVEARMLHWPDSMFTYLSGKNILFSNDAFGQHYASELIYNDKVDSSELLQEAIKYYANILTPFSPLVIKKIEEILSFNLPVDMICPSHGVIWREKPLQIVDKYMEWAKNYGENQVTIIYDTMWNSTRRMAETIAEGIKKINKDVVIKIFNSSKNDKNDIITEVFKSKLILVGSSTINKGMLSSTASILEMIKGLGFKGKKAAAFGSYGWGGESVKLITKELNKAGFEIINDGIREIWNPDDEALDRCRSFGKYIGENIK; encoded by the coding sequence ATGTCATTTAAAATCAATGATATTGTTACTTGGGTTGGAAAAATAGACTGGGAATTAAGAAGTTTTCATGGGAAGGAATATTCTACGGATAAGGGGTCATCTTATAATTCATATCTAATCAAAGATGAAAAAAATGTACTTATAGATACTGTTTGGCAACCATTTGCAAAGGAATTTATTTTTAATTTAAAAAAGGAAATAGATTTAGATAAGATCGATTATATTATTGTAAATCATTCAGAAAGTGACCATAGTGGAGCATTACCTGAACTCATGAAGGAGATTCCAAATACTCCTATATATTGTACTAAAAATGGAGCAAAATTACTAAAGGCTCATTATCATGAGGATTGGAATTTTGTTGAGGTTAAAACAGGAGATACTTTAGAAATAGGGGAAAATAAATTGATATTTGTTGAAGCAAGAATGCTTCATTGGCCAGATAGTATGTTTACTTATTTAAGTGGTAAAAATATATTGTTTAGTAATGATGCTTTTGGACAGCACTATGCATCAGAACTTATATATAATGATAAAGTTGATAGTTCAGAATTATTACAAGAAGCAATAAAATATTATGCAAATATTTTAACACCTTTTAGTCCATTAGTAATAAAGAAAATAGAGGAAATCTTAAGTTTTAATCTACCAGTTGATATGATTTGTCCTAGTCATGGTGTCATTTGGAGGGAAAAGCCCCTTCAAATTGTAGATAAATATATGGAATGGGCTAAAAATTATGGAGAAAATCAAGTTACTATAATTTATGATACCATGTGGAATAGCACAAGAAGAATGGCAGAGACTATAGCAGAAGGTATAAAGAAAATAAATAAAGATGTTGTAATAAAAATTTTTAATTCCTCAAAAAATGATAAGAACGATATTATAACAGAAGTATTTAAATCAAAATTAATCCTTGTGGGATCTTCAACAATAAATAAGGGAATGTTATCATCTACAGCATCAATACTAGAAATGATAAAAGGACTTGGATTTAAAGGGAAAAAAGCCGCAGCATTTGGAAGTTACGGATGGGGTGGAGAATCTGTTAAACTTATTACAAAAGAATTAAATAAAGCAGGATTTGAAATAATAAATGATGGAATAAGAGAAATATGGAATCCTGATGATGAAGCACTAGATAGATGTAGAAGTTTTGGAAAGTATATAGGAGAAAATATTAAATAA
- a CDS encoding D-2-hydroxyacid dehydrogenase: MIKILVSDGMDQNALNKLKAQGFVVLDKHFEKEELKEKIKDFDAIIIRSATKVDKEIIDAGMKGNLKLVVRAGVGLDNVDLEYAKEKGVTVFNTPKASSVSVAELTIGHMFCISRFINTANVTMLQGKWEKKKYKGTEIYGKTLGLIGFGRIAREVAKRANALGMDVIYYDIAGKCEEYREFKCCTLDYLLNNSDFISVHIPFDKDRGALLKEEEFNKIKDGVYIINCARGGVIEEEVLLKALNDGKVTAAALDVFENEPKPKKELIDHERVSVTPHIGASTKEAQMRIGEEIVDILDNFFNIGGETHDHIKVI; encoded by the coding sequence ATGATAAAAATATTAGTTTCTGATGGAATGGATCAGAATGCTTTAAATAAATTAAAGGCACAAGGATTTGTAGTATTAGATAAACATTTTGAAAAAGAGGAGCTTAAAGAAAAAATAAAAGATTTTGATGCTATTATAATAAGATCAGCTACTAAAGTAGACAAGGAAATAATAGATGCAGGAATGAAAGGCAATCTAAAATTGGTTGTAAGAGCGGGTGTTGGACTTGATAATGTAGATTTAGAATATGCTAAAGAAAAAGGTGTTACTGTTTTTAATACACCTAAAGCTAGTAGCGTATCTGTAGCAGAATTAACTATAGGACACATGTTTTGCATAAGTAGATTTATAAATACAGCAAATGTAACTATGCTTCAAGGAAAGTGGGAAAAGAAAAAATATAAAGGAACAGAGATATATGGAAAGACATTAGGCTTAATAGGATTTGGAAGGATAGCTAGAGAGGTAGCTAAAAGAGCTAATGCTTTAGGTATGGATGTGATTTATTATGATATAGCAGGTAAGTGTGAAGAATACAGAGAATTTAAATGCTGTACTTTAGATTATTTATTAAATAACTCAGATTTTATATCTGTTCATATACCTTTTGATAAGGATAGAGGAGCTTTATTAAAAGAAGAAGAATTTAATAAGATAAAAGATGGAGTATATATAATAAATTGTGCTAGAGGTGGAGTAATAGAAGAAGAAGTTCTTTTAAAAGCGCTTAATGATGGAAAAGTAACAGCAGCAGCTCTAGATGTATTTGAAAATGAGCCAAAACCTAAAAAAGAACTTATAGATCATGAAAGAGTAAGTGTAACACCTCATATAGGAGCATCTACTAAAGAAGCACAAATGAGAATAGGAGAAGAAATAGTAGATATATTAGATAATTTTTTTAATATAGGAGGAGAAACACATGACCATATTAAAGTCATTTAA
- a CDS encoding 2-hydroxyacyl-CoA dehydratase encodes MKEILHLGIDIGSTTIKIVLLDMKDNIIYSKYERHYSNIKEVVIFFIKEVFKKYKNYDITVMMTGSSGLSLSKLLGVSFIQEVIACTEAVETFMNNVDVAIELGGEDAKITYFGDSLEQRMNGVCAGGTGAFIDQMSTLLETDAEGLNELAKNHKIIYPIAARCGVFAKTDIQSLINEGATKEDIAASIFQAVVNQTISGLACGKPIKGNVAFLGGPLYFLSELRKRFIDTLKLKKDKILFPQNPQLFVAIGAAIQSKKEKVITFEKLLEAVENLDNINNMDGSYTLEPLFKNEKELHNFRQRHYNCKSKRRDINSYEGEVFLGIDAGSTTTKAILIDNEGAILYSFYDSNKGNPIEITIKILKEIYSKINKRIKVAKVAVTGYGERLIKSALNIDIGEVETVAHYRAAKYFSRDVDFILDIGGQDMKCIKIKDGVINSIQLNEACSSGCGSFLDMFAQSLNMSIEDFSKEGLLSKNPVDLGSRCTVFMNSKVKQVQKEGADIGAISSGLSYSVIKNALYKVIKIKKTEDLGKKIIVQGGTFYNEAVLRSFEKITGKDVIRPDIAGLMGAFGAALIAKDRYNEDEISNILGEAQIENFRMSNEFRHCGLCSNNCLLTVSKFSDGRKFISGNRCERCKGATKNTKKAENLFDYKYKRIFGYKSLSIEKATRGEVGIPRVLNMYENYPFWHTFFTELGFRVVLSPNSTKKIYNEGIDTIPSESICYPAKIAHGHILSLIKKGLKFIFYPCISYERLEDKRADNHYNCAIVISYPEVVKNNIVSLRNKDIIYKNPFLNFNDRKSMKKNLYEELKIFNVNEKEINNAVDKAYKEVENVKEDIKNKALEMLGNLDKNNGKGIVLSGRPYHLDLEINHGIPNMIAEEGLAVFTEDSVADLVEIPRPLRVLDQWTYHSRAYRAAQFVGTRKNLELIQLNSFGCGLDAIATDQVQEILEGFGKIYTLLKIDEVNNLGAARIRVRSLKAAMDSINKNSVSHSKIIKSYDKTIFTKDMKEKHTILCPQFSSIHLELLEVAFKSSGYNLNVLPTVNHHTIEEGLKYVNNDTCYPAIVIVGQIISALKSQKYDLNNTSVVISQTGGTCRASNYISLIRKALKDAGYEYIPVISLSAQGIENNPGFKITLPMINKSLMALAYGDMLLKMTNRVRPYEKIKNSTKLLYLKWLYRCKDNIYEGNFKEFKNITKEMISEFDNLDTSDIIKPKVAVVGEIFLKYNSLANNNIIGILEREGAEVIIPDLMYFLLYCAYNQKFKYENLGGNLKGLLIGRLAIKYIEFYTIEMKKALSSSKRFMMPQKIEKLAKGREGILSLGNQAGEGWLLTAEIVNLLESGVNNMICIQPFACLPNHVIGKGMIREIKRRYPYLNIAPIDYDPGASEVNQLNRIKLMLSTAIKNLEKDKKSEVEIKNKGFN; translated from the coding sequence ATGAAAGAAATATTACATTTAGGAATTGATATAGGATCAACAACTATTAAGATTGTATTATTAGATATGAAAGATAATATTATTTATAGTAAGTATGAAAGACACTATTCTAATATAAAAGAAGTTGTAATTTTCTTTATAAAAGAAGTTTTTAAGAAATATAAAAATTATGATATTACAGTAATGATGACGGGATCTAGTGGATTATCATTATCAAAGCTTTTAGGAGTATCTTTTATTCAAGAAGTTATTGCTTGTACAGAAGCAGTTGAAACTTTTATGAATAATGTGGATGTAGCCATAGAATTAGGTGGTGAGGATGCAAAAATAACATATTTTGGGGATAGTTTAGAGCAACGTATGAATGGAGTATGTGCAGGTGGTACAGGAGCTTTTATAGATCAAATGTCTACACTACTTGAAACAGACGCTGAGGGATTGAACGAATTAGCTAAGAATCATAAAATAATTTATCCAATTGCTGCAAGATGTGGAGTTTTTGCAAAGACTGATATACAATCTCTTATAAACGAAGGAGCTACTAAAGAGGACATAGCTGCATCCATATTTCAGGCTGTGGTAAATCAAACTATAAGTGGTCTTGCTTGTGGAAAGCCTATAAAGGGAAATGTTGCTTTTTTAGGAGGGCCTTTATATTTTTTATCAGAGCTTAGAAAAAGATTTATTGATACTTTAAAATTAAAAAAAGATAAAATATTGTTTCCCCAAAATCCTCAATTATTTGTTGCTATTGGCGCGGCTATACAATCTAAAAAAGAGAAAGTTATAACTTTTGAAAAGTTATTAGAAGCTGTTGAAAACTTGGATAATATCAATAATATGGATGGTTCATATACGCTAGAGCCATTATTTAAAAATGAGAAGGAATTACATAATTTTAGGCAAAGGCATTACAACTGTAAGTCGAAGAGGAGAGATATAAATTCATACGAAGGAGAAGTTTTTTTAGGTATAGATGCTGGATCTACAACCACTAAAGCTATATTAATAGATAATGAAGGGGCCATTTTATATTCTTTTTATGATAGTAACAAAGGGAATCCTATAGAAATTACCATAAAGATATTAAAGGAAATATATAGTAAAATTAATAAAAGAATAAAAGTTGCTAAGGTTGCAGTTACTGGTTATGGAGAAAGACTTATCAAGTCAGCTTTGAACATTGATATTGGAGAAGTTGAAACTGTTGCACACTATAGAGCAGCAAAGTATTTTTCAAGGGATGTGGACTTTATTCTTGATATAGGAGGTCAAGATATGAAGTGCATAAAGATAAAAGATGGTGTAATAAACTCTATTCAATTAAATGAGGCTTGTTCATCGGGCTGTGGCTCTTTTCTTGATATGTTTGCGCAATCTTTAAACATGAGTATTGAAGATTTCTCTAAAGAGGGATTGTTATCAAAAAATCCAGTAGATTTAGGATCAAGATGTACTGTATTTATGAATTCTAAAGTTAAGCAAGTGCAAAAGGAAGGTGCGGACATTGGAGCTATATCCTCTGGATTATCTTATTCCGTAATTAAAAATGCTCTTTATAAAGTTATAAAAATTAAAAAAACAGAGGATCTTGGAAAAAAAATTATAGTACAAGGTGGAACTTTTTATAATGAGGCTGTTTTAAGATCTTTTGAAAAAATTACTGGTAAAGATGTCATAAGACCTGATATTGCTGGACTTATGGGAGCCTTTGGAGCTGCTCTTATCGCAAAAGATAGATATAATGAAGATGAAATTTCTAATATTTTAGGTGAGGCACAGATCGAGAATTTTAGAATGTCAAATGAATTTAGGCATTGTGGATTATGTAGTAACAATTGTTTACTTACTGTAAGTAAATTTTCTGATGGAAGAAAATTTATTTCAGGTAATAGATGTGAAAGATGTAAAGGTGCAACTAAAAATACAAAAAAAGCGGAAAATTTATTTGATTACAAATATAAAAGAATCTTTGGATATAAATCTCTCTCAATAGAAAAAGCAACGAGAGGAGAAGTAGGTATACCAAGAGTTTTAAATATGTACGAAAATTATCCGTTTTGGCATACTTTTTTTACAGAACTAGGTTTTAGAGTAGTATTATCTCCTAATTCTACAAAAAAAATTTATAATGAAGGTATTGATACTATACCATCAGAATCTATTTGTTATCCTGCAAAAATTGCTCATGGACATATATTAAGTCTTATAAAAAAAGGCTTAAAATTTATATTTTACCCATGCATTTCTTATGAGAGATTAGAAGATAAAAGAGCAGATAATCATTATAATTGTGCTATAGTAATTTCTTATCCAGAGGTGGTCAAAAACAATATTGTATCTTTAAGAAATAAAGATATAATATATAAAAACCCATTCTTAAATTTTAATGATAGAAAGTCAATGAAGAAAAACTTATACGAGGAACTAAAGATATTCAATGTAAATGAAAAGGAAATAAACAATGCAGTTGATAAAGCTTATAAGGAAGTAGAAAATGTTAAAGAGGATATAAAAAATAAGGCATTAGAAATGTTAGGAAACTTAGATAAAAACAATGGAAAAGGTATTGTATTAAGTGGAAGACCTTATCATTTAGATTTGGAAATAAATCATGGTATACCAAATATGATAGCAGAAGAAGGTTTGGCAGTTTTTACAGAGGATTCTGTAGCTGATTTAGTTGAAATCCCAAGGCCATTAAGAGTATTGGATCAATGGACTTATCATTCAAGAGCTTATAGGGCGGCACAATTTGTAGGTACTAGAAAAAATTTAGAACTAATTCAATTAAACTCTTTTGGGTGTGGATTAGATGCTATTGCTACAGATCAAGTGCAAGAAATATTAGAGGGTTTTGGTAAAATATATACATTACTTAAAATAGATGAAGTTAATAATTTAGGAGCAGCTAGAATTAGAGTACGCTCTCTTAAAGCTGCTATGGATAGTATAAATAAAAATTCAGTTTCACATTCAAAAATTATTAAATCTTATGATAAAACTATATTTACAAAAGATATGAAAGAAAAACATACTATACTTTGTCCACAATTTTCATCAATACATTTAGAGTTACTAGAAGTGGCTTTTAAAAGTTCTGGATATAACTTAAATGTATTACCTACAGTTAATCATCACACTATAGAAGAAGGATTAAAATATGTAAATAATGATACTTGTTATCCTGCTATTGTAATAGTAGGTCAAATTATAAGTGCTCTTAAGTCTCAAAAGTATGATTTAAATAATACTTCTGTAGTAATTTCTCAAACAGGAGGCACATGTAGAGCATCTAACTATATTTCTCTTATAAGAAAAGCATTAAAAGATGCAGGATATGAATATATACCAGTTATATCTTTAAGTGCTCAAGGAATAGAGAATAATCCTGGATTCAAAATAACTTTACCAATGATTAATAAATCATTAATGGCATTGGCTTATGGAGATATGCTTTTAAAAATGACAAATAGGGTAAGACCCTACGAAAAAATAAAGAATTCAACAAAATTACTTTATTTAAAATGGTTATATAGATGCAAAGATAATATATATGAAGGAAATTTTAAAGAGTTCAAAAATATTACAAAAGAAATGATAAGTGAATTTGATAATTTAGATACTAGCGATATAATTAAGCCAAAAGTAGCAGTAGTAGGAGAGATTTTCTTAAAATATAATAGTTTAGCGAATAATAACATTATAGGAATATTAGAAAGAGAAGGAGCAGAGGTAATAATACCAGATTTAATGTATTTTTTATTATATTGTGCTTACAATCAGAAATTTAAATATGAAAACTTAGGCGGAAATTTAAAGGGATTATTAATTGGCAGATTAGCTATTAAATACATAGAGTTTTATACAATAGAGATGAAAAAAGCGTTAAGTAGTAGTAAAAGATTCATGATGCCACAAAAAATTGAGAAATTAGCTAAAGGAAGAGAAGGAATTTTATCCTTAGGTAATCAAGCTGGAGAAGGGTGGCTATTGACAGCAGAAATAGTAAATTTATTAGAATCTGGAGTTAATAATATGATTTGCATACAGCCTTTTGCATGTTTACCAAACCATGTTATAGGAAAAGGTATGATTAGAGAGATTAAAAGAAGATATCCTTATTTAAATATTGCGCCAATAGATTATGATCCTGGAGCAAGTGAAGTTAATCAACTAAACAGAATAAAACTTATGCTTTCTACTGCCATTAAAAATTTAGAAAAAGATAAAAAAAGTGAAGTAGAAATAAAAAATAAAGGATTCAATTAA
- a CDS encoding BCCT family transporter, with protein MIQKFKKEKVFYVSIISLLLILLLAFFNINSFSKSTKNILNFLLDRFSWFYILVMLSFFIFCMWAAFGKYGKIKLGKNNEKPEYSLISWFTMLFSAGMGIGLIFWGVAEPLNHYIHPFKLQGFTQEAKTFAMTKSFLHWGISAWSCYAVLALALTYFQFRKGKPALMSSLLIPIIGEKKASGWIGNIIDVFTIFATVAGVITSLGLGTLQINAGLNYLFNIPENIKVQLIIITLVTICFIASASSGLNKGIQTLSNLNMLLATILLIFVIIIGPTLAMGKNLFSGLGVYIKELVIDNNNIFVNGNWYKKWTIFYWGWWIAWAPPVGIFIARISKGRTIREFLLGVLLVPSLICFIWFAVFGTMGFHVTNAVAINAIKRAETAFFVVMNEYHFGYIISLIAIMLLGTFFVTSADSATFVLAMLSSNGNLNPKNSKKFIWGIIQASLTIAFLLAGGLDMIQTVSIIAAFPFAFIMITAMISLRRSLKNEFVKAPSLSDSNKIERAI; from the coding sequence ATGATTCAAAAATTTAAAAAAGAAAAAGTTTTTTATGTATCAATCATAAGCTTATTACTTATATTACTGTTGGCTTTTTTTAATATTAATTCTTTTTCAAAATCTACTAAAAATATATTAAATTTCTTACTAGATAGGTTCTCTTGGTTTTATATACTGGTTATGCTATCTTTTTTTATTTTTTGTATGTGGGCAGCCTTTGGTAAATATGGAAAAATAAAATTAGGAAAAAATAATGAAAAACCAGAATACAGTTTGATTTCTTGGTTTACTATGCTTTTTAGTGCCGGTATGGGTATAGGTTTAATCTTTTGGGGAGTTGCAGAACCTTTAAACCATTATATTCATCCCTTTAAATTACAAGGCTTTACACAGGAAGCCAAAACTTTTGCTATGACAAAATCATTTCTACATTGGGGTATCTCAGCTTGGTCTTGTTATGCTGTTCTAGCTTTAGCATTAACTTATTTTCAGTTTAGAAAAGGAAAACCAGCTTTGATGAGCAGTTTATTAATACCTATAATAGGTGAAAAAAAAGCCTCTGGTTGGATTGGAAATATAATAGACGTTTTCACTATATTTGCAACTGTAGCGGGAGTAATTACTTCCCTTGGACTTGGTACACTTCAAATTAATGCAGGCTTAAACTACTTATTTAATATTCCTGAAAACATTAAAGTTCAACTTATAATAATAACTTTGGTTACTATATGTTTTATAGCTTCTGCTTCTTCAGGTCTTAATAAAGGTATTCAAACTTTATCTAATTTGAACATGCTGTTAGCAACAATTTTATTGATATTCGTAATAATAATTGGCCCTACTTTAGCTATGGGTAAAAATTTATTTTCCGGATTAGGAGTTTATATAAAAGAACTTGTAATAGATAATAATAATATATTTGTTAATGGTAATTGGTATAAAAAATGGACTATATTCTATTGGGGATGGTGGATAGCTTGGGCTCCTCCTGTAGGAATATTTATAGCTAGAATTTCTAAAGGAAGAACTATAAGAGAATTTTTATTAGGAGTTTTACTTGTCCCATCTTTAATCTGTTTCATATGGTTTGCAGTATTTGGAACAATGGGCTTCCATGTCACAAATGCTGTAGCAATTAATGCAATTAAAAGAGCCGAAACTGCCTTCTTTGTTGTTATGAATGAATATCACTTTGGTTATATTATTTCCTTAATCGCCATAATGCTTTTAGGAACTTTCTTTGTTACTTCTGCAGACTCTGCAACCTTCGTATTAGCTATGCTTTCCTCTAATGGAAACTTAAATCCTAAAAATTCTAAAAAGTTTATTTGGGGAATAATTCAAGCTTCCTTAACTATTGCTTTTCTACTAGCGGGAGGATTGGATATGATACAAACAGTTTCTATAATAGCAGCCTTTCCATTTGCTTTTATAATGATAACTGCAATGATATCCCTTAGAAGAAGTCTAAAAAATGAATTTGTAAAAGCACCTTCACTTTCTGATAGTAACAAAATCGAAAGGGCAATATAA